A genomic stretch from Candidatus Binataceae bacterium includes:
- a CDS encoding ABC transporter permease → MGAFLVRRIVFGIMVLIGTSIITFAIAFVIPADPAVTMAGAKADPQTLATIRHELGLDLPVYLQYARYLDRALHGDLGRSYVRRDSVAHLIATRFPATALLALTAMVVSLVLGVLLGSIATAYRGEATDNALLVFSLALVSMPVFWLGTMLLIAGGLYLRSFPLGGFSGASSLVLPTLTLALGSAGYYSRILHTNLSEAMDQEYVRTARGKGLSGARAMMQHAMANALLPLVTLAGLDLAGLLSGVVLTETVFNWPGIGRLAYEAIFNLDIPLIMGTVLFSAFLIVVANLGVDVLYAWLDPRIRLSEAG, encoded by the coding sequence ATGGGCGCTTTTCTGGTACGTCGAATCGTGTTCGGCATCATGGTGCTGATCGGAACCTCAATCATCACCTTTGCGATCGCATTCGTGATCCCGGCGGACCCGGCGGTCACCATGGCGGGGGCGAAAGCCGACCCGCAGACCCTCGCGACTATTCGCCACGAGCTCGGCCTGGATCTACCCGTTTATCTTCAGTACGCACGGTATCTCGACCGCGCTCTACACGGCGATCTCGGCCGCTCCTACGTTCGCCGTGACAGCGTCGCGCATCTGATCGCAACCCGATTTCCGGCGACCGCGCTGCTCGCGCTCACCGCGATGGTGGTGTCGCTGGTCCTTGGCGTCTTGCTCGGCTCCATTGCCACCGCATATCGCGGTGAAGCGACCGACAACGCTTTGCTGGTTTTTTCGTTGGCGCTGGTTTCGATGCCGGTTTTTTGGCTTGGAACCATGCTGCTCATCGCGGGTGGCTTGTACTTGCGTTCGTTTCCATTGGGCGGATTTTCGGGAGCATCGAGTCTGGTGCTGCCCACGCTCACGCTGGCACTGGGGTCGGCGGGATACTATTCGCGCATCCTGCACACCAATCTTTCCGAGGCCATGGATCAGGAGTACGTCCGCACCGCGCGGGGCAAGGGTCTCTCCGGCGCACGGGCGATGATGCAGCATGCGATGGCTAACGCGCTGCTGCCGCTGGTTACCCTCGCCGGGCTTGATCTCGCCGGGTTGCTGTCGGGCGTGGTGCTCACGGAAACGGTCTTCAACTGGCCGGGAATCGGCAGGCTCGCCTACGAAGCGATTTTCAACCTGGATATTCCGCTGATCATGGGAACAGTTCTGTTTTCGGCTTTTCTGATCGTGGTCGCCAACCTGGGCGTGGACGTGCTCTACGCTTGGCTCGATCCACGCATCCGGCTGTCTGAGGCGGGATGA